From one Candidatus Cloacimonadota bacterium genomic stretch:
- a CDS encoding ATP-binding protein, whose protein sequence is MLLEFQVENYLSFKKNAKLSMIASSSISKKELPDSLISIDNITVLTSAAIFGANASGKSNFLNAIGFMKNFIFESAKESTFGKENDVKNFKLSEDTATKPSTFEMTFMVKNISNYTPKEHIIFRYGFQLDRYRIKSEWLFARFTSLESKLFTRVEDDIQIGEKFREGKQVYKTVGSINKTTLFLSLIANIKGENAPITGMLMSWFRDLRDVTAIANSNFFGITADLMNDKKVKNEILKSLTTADMCIEDIIINKKKLDFNQLPMEIKQEINEKNLEEWFSLSLKTFHSKYNSKKQPIEKVSFDFEKEESDGTKKFFAIIGPILSALNMGLVLVIDEIDARLHPNLCLMLISLFNSKRINRKNAQLIFASHNTLILNKNILRRDQIYLIAKDKYGVSDLYSLLDYKKVRNDASYNKDYLMGKYGAVPYIGNFESLFSE, encoded by the coding sequence ATGTTATTAGAATTTCAAGTAGAGAACTATTTATCATTCAAAAAGAATGCTAAATTAAGTATGATTGCTTCTTCATCAATCTCCAAAAAAGAATTACCCGACTCATTAATAAGTATAGATAATATTACTGTTTTAACTAGTGCTGCAATCTTCGGAGCAAATGCTAGTGGAAAAAGTAATTTTTTAAACGCAATCGGTTTTATGAAGAATTTCATTTTTGAATCTGCAAAAGAAAGTACTTTTGGTAAAGAGAATGATGTTAAAAATTTTAAATTGAGTGAAGATACTGCGACTAAACCTTCTACATTTGAAATGACTTTTATGGTAAAAAATATCTCAAACTATACTCCAAAAGAGCACATTATTTTTAGATATGGTTTCCAATTAGATCGTTATAGAATCAAATCTGAATGGCTTTTTGCACGATTTACTTCATTAGAATCCAAATTGTTTACTAGAGTTGAAGATGATATTCAAATTGGTGAAAAATTTCGAGAAGGAAAACAAGTATATAAAACTGTAGGAAGTATCAATAAAACTACCCTGTTTTTATCATTGATTGCTAATATCAAAGGAGAAAATGCACCTATAACCGGAATGTTAATGAGCTGGTTTCGTGATTTAAGGGATGTTACAGCTATTGCAAATAGCAATTTCTTTGGTATTACAGCTGATTTAATGAATGATAAGAAAGTTAAGAACGAGATTCTGAAATCATTAACTACAGCAGATATGTGTATTGAAGACATTATTATTAATAAAAAGAAACTTGATTTTAACCAATTACCAATGGAAATTAAGCAAGAAATCAATGAAAAAAATTTGGAAGAATGGTTTTCATTATCGCTAAAAACATTTCACAGCAAGTACAATTCTAAAAAACAACCGATTGAAAAAGTTTCCTTTGATTTTGAAAAAGAAGAATCAGATGGTACAAAAAAATTCTTTGCAATTATTGGACCTATTTTAAGTGCGTTAAATATGGGATTGGTTCTTGTTATTGATGAAATTGACGCAAGATTACATCCTAATTTATGTTTAATGTTAATTTCTCTATTTAATTCAAAGAGAATTAACAGAAAAAATGCTCAACTGATTTTTGCTTCCCATAACACATTAATTTTGAATAAAAATATTTTACGAAGAGATCAAATTTATCTTATTGCGAAAGATAAATATGGAGTTTCCGATCTATATTCTTTGCTCGATTACAAGAAAGTAAGAAATGATGCCTCATATAATAAAGATTATCTAATGGGAAAATATGGAGCCGTTCCTTACATAGGTAACTTTGAATCTTTATTTAGTGAGTAA
- the gyrA gene encoding DNA gyrase subunit A: MIHNRTRVKKVEIEDIMKKAYIEYSMSVIVSRALPDVRDGLKPSQRRILYAMHELNLKPGKGFRKCAKIAGDTSGNYHPHGEQVIYPTLVRMAQPWSLRYMLVRGQGNFGSQDGDPPAAMRYTEASLDHSSVEMMEDINKETVIFKENYDSTRKEPVVFPSRFPNLLVNGSSGIAVGMATNIPPHNINEVCDALSALIDEPDIEPLGLLKYIKGPDFPTGGYIIGTDGIKNYFLSGYGKITVRAKAAIEIQKNGSEKIIVTEIPYQLSKTLLIENIVKLVKNKRIEGISDIRDESGRQGMRLVIHIKRNAEGNAVLNKLYKYSQLQGTFGVNYRALVKGEPKILSLKKSLQHFIDFRHEVIVKRTKFELDKAEKRLHILEGYRIALDNIDAVIATIRASKSKEDANVNLQNKFGFTEIQANAILMMQLQRLTGMERKKIDEEFKLLIRIIEELKNILEVRVQRMDIIKEEIDEIKKKYGDDRRTVILQGSADIETEDMIADEQMVVTISHTGYIKRLPINTYRKQGRGGKGLTGSNLKDGDFIESMFVASTHAYILFFSNFGKCYWLKVHQTPRLGRTARGQAIVNLLQVEKNEKIESYVTVKNFDDPYFVIMVTKKGKIKKSSLESFSRPRSNGIIAMNLNDDDSLIDVKITEGDNDIILSTKHGFANRFSEKDARPMGRNTQGVRGINLRDEDEVVSMVIVKREGTLLSISENGYGKRTQIADYHRTKRGSKGVITIKTTERNGNLISVKEVVDDDDIIIITNFGKVIRQHVSDISVISRNTQGVRLITLNENDSVVDVERVIHEDEVEENDDENGNDDKTNGGNINDKSSIQAELDL, from the coding sequence ATGATTCATAATAGGACGAGAGTGAAAAAAGTTGAAATTGAAGATATTATGAAAAAAGCGTATATAGAATACTCAATGAGTGTAATAGTTTCCAGAGCACTTCCTGATGTTCGTGATGGACTCAAACCTTCTCAGCGAAGAATTTTATACGCTATGCATGAATTGAATTTAAAACCGGGAAAAGGTTTCCGAAAATGTGCAAAAATTGCGGGTGATACTTCCGGAAATTATCATCCTCATGGGGAACAAGTGATTTATCCAACCCTTGTTCGCATGGCTCAACCGTGGAGCCTTAGATATATGCTGGTTCGAGGACAGGGCAATTTTGGCTCACAGGATGGCGATCCGCCTGCAGCAATGCGTTATACGGAAGCCAGCCTTGATCACAGTTCAGTAGAAATGATGGAGGATATAAATAAAGAAACAGTTATTTTTAAAGAAAATTATGATAGCACTCGCAAAGAACCTGTCGTTTTTCCTTCCAGATTTCCAAATCTTCTTGTTAATGGTTCTTCAGGAATCGCTGTGGGAATGGCAACAAATATTCCACCTCATAATATAAATGAAGTTTGCGATGCGCTTAGTGCTCTTATTGATGAACCTGATATTGAGCCTTTGGGATTATTGAAATATATAAAAGGACCTGATTTTCCAACCGGTGGTTATATTATCGGAACTGATGGCATTAAAAATTATTTTCTTTCAGGTTATGGAAAGATTACGGTTAGAGCAAAAGCTGCTATCGAAATTCAGAAGAACGGTTCTGAAAAAATCATTGTAACAGAAATTCCGTATCAATTGTCAAAGACCTTGTTAATCGAAAATATTGTTAAACTCGTAAAAAACAAACGCATTGAGGGAATCAGCGATATTCGAGATGAATCCGGACGACAAGGCATGCGGCTGGTTATCCATATCAAGAGAAATGCTGAAGGAAATGCGGTGCTGAATAAATTGTATAAATATTCACAATTGCAGGGAACTTTTGGGGTGAATTATCGTGCCCTTGTAAAAGGTGAACCTAAAATACTTTCCCTGAAAAAGTCACTTCAACATTTTATTGATTTTCGGCATGAAGTTATTGTTAAAAGAACCAAGTTTGAACTTGATAAAGCCGAAAAACGACTTCACATTTTGGAAGGTTATCGGATTGCTTTGGATAATATTGATGCTGTAATTGCTACAATTCGGGCTTCGAAAAGCAAGGAAGATGCGAATGTGAATTTGCAAAATAAATTTGGATTCACAGAAATTCAAGCAAATGCAATTCTGATGATGCAACTTCAGAGACTGACAGGAATGGAACGTAAAAAAATTGATGAAGAATTTAAATTACTTATTAGAATAATTGAAGAATTGAAAAATATTCTCGAAGTCCGTGTTCAAAGAATGGATATTATCAAAGAAGAAATAGACGAGATAAAAAAGAAATATGGTGATGACCGACGAACAGTTATTCTGCAAGGATCAGCAGATATTGAAACTGAAGATATGATCGCTGACGAGCAAATGGTTGTAACTATTTCGCATACAGGTTATATAAAAAGATTGCCCATAAATACTTATCGAAAACAAGGTCGTGGCGGTAAAGGATTAACAGGCTCTAACTTGAAAGATGGTGATTTCATTGAAAGCATGTTTGTTGCATCTACCCATGCATATATTCTCTTCTTCTCGAATTTTGGAAAATGCTATTGGCTAAAAGTCCATCAAACTCCTCGATTGGGCAGAACCGCTCGTGGACAAGCAATCGTAAATCTTTTACAAGTTGAGAAAAATGAAAAGATCGAATCTTATGTAACGGTAAAAAATTTTGATGATCCCTATTTTGTGATAATGGTTACTAAAAAGGGAAAAATCAAAAAATCTTCTTTGGAGTCTTTCTCTCGCCCCCGTTCCAATGGGATTATTGCAATGAATCTTAATGATGATGATAGTCTGATTGATGTGAAAATAACAGAGGGAGATAATGATATTATTCTCTCTACAAAACACGGTTTTGCAAACAGATTCAGCGAAAAAGATGCTCGCCCAATGGGACGAAATACCCAAGGCGTGAGAGGAATAAATTTGCGAGATGAAGACGAGGTTGTCTCTATGGTTATCGTAAAACGTGAAGGGACTTTACTTTCAATTTCTGAAAACGGTTATGGAAAGCGAACTCAAATCGCCGATTATCATCGTACAAAACGCGGAAGTAAGGGCGTTATTACCATCAAAACTACCGAGCGAAATGGAAACCTGATCAGCGTGAAAGAGGTTGTGGACGATGACGATATTATTATCATTACCAATTTTGGGAAAGTTATTCGTCAGCATGTAAGCGATATTTCTGTTATTAGCAGAAATACTCAGGGAGTACGATTGATTACTCTTAACGAAAATGATAGCGTTGTGGATGTGGAACGTGTTATCCATGAGGATGAAGTAGAAGAAAATGACGATGAAAACGGGAATGATGATAAAACAAATGGGGGAAATATAAACGATAAATCTTCAATTCAAGCAGAACTTGATCTTTGA